A genomic region of Carassius carassius chromosome 27, fCarCar2.1, whole genome shotgun sequence contains the following coding sequences:
- the LOC132107045 gene encoding synaptotagmin-like protein 3 isoform X3 — MWKMTNNSVHLYRVQIAGLSCQLTSHQTCWKNRSKVNRVVEEMKLEQKNWEISDLGLFQALERERVLEVLQRDKALRTIEADRIRKLKVELQGICRQSAKTITHPYGQRSCARCQRLLGKFWDCGSVCCGCSHRICKRCRVVRSAQEWKCTMCHAYREFKIKSGEWFVEQQAKKFPDVRENSHETIGDKLLQSYQRLSFIAVVPPTPPPVYEAPSYNRLIHLTEQDLKKSKPFTKSVENLMVSVSAHIKKFSKSQNDLSVEAGQLTVDHGPLQNSRHKSRSESAINKASLCKAPSLPNLSQNSRGTEQYASTSTFYQTDDEASYTSAYSDEQRDSTSSAGMDCGVSENTCVTGEVEVAFGYNNRTSCLEITIKACKNLMFGDMKKKCHPYVKVCLLPKKYHDYKMKTAVKRGNNPVYNETFTCVVGADQLGISVVQVSVWHCRGLKRKLFLGETLVHLTELGLESTDTVCYALGPKAHPLGGDVELLLKAQFQFLPQTSPHPADLLNGAAGQLKVVITDVSKLRFRSKTACIEGILCLPGDREQVQRSPKTGGSVRMTFSRLTLQEIQQATLQLNLWEKNPFGLADRLMRSARLAGAESSWQRLQQMPGEWHDFVLPFHVNVSTGMRS, encoded by the exons ATGTGGAAAATGACGAACAACTCTGTGCATTTATATAGAGTTCAGATTGCAGGTCTGAGCTGTCAGCTCACATCACATCAAACTTGCTGGAAG AATCGGAGCAAAGTGAACCGAGTTGTGGAAGAAATGAAACTCGAACAGAAAAACTGGGAAATCAGTGATCTGGGGTTATTCCAGGCTTTGGAGCGAGAAAGAGTCCTGGAGGTTCTTCAGAGAGACAAAGCACTTCGAACCATTGAAGCGGACAGAATCAG GAAGCTGAAGGTAGAACTTCAGGGTATCTGTCGACAGAGTGCCAAGACCATCACACATCCCTATGGTCAGAGATCATGTGCGCGCTGTCAGAGGCTTCTGGGAAAGTTCTGGGACTGTGGTTCGGTGTGCTGCGGGTGCAGTCATCGCATCTGTAAGCGCTGTCGGGTCGTCCGCTCTGCGCAGGAATGGAAGTGCACCATGTGTCATGCATACAG GGAATTTAAGATCAAATCTGGTGAATGGTTTGTAGAGCAGCAAGCAAAGAAATTTCCGGATGTCAGAG AAAACAGTCATGAAACCATCGGAGACAAACTGTTACAGTCTTATCAACGTCTCAG ctTCATCGCAGTCGTGCCTCCAACTCCTCCTCCTGTGTATGAAGCCCCATCATATAACAGACTGATTCATTTAACAGAACAG GACCTCAAAAAATCAAAGCCATTTACTAAATCTGTGGAGAACCTGATGGTGTCTGTCAGTGCTCACATAAAAA AGTTCTCCAAATCTCAGAATGATCTGAGTGTGGAAGCGGGTCAGCTGACCGTGGACCACGGACCCCTGCAGAACTCAAGACACAAGAGCCGATCTGAGAGTGCCATCAACAAAGCCAGT CTGTGCAAAGCACCAAGTCTTCCCAATCTATCCCAGAACAGCAGAGGCACAGAGCAGTATGCTTCAACAAGTACATTTTACCAGACAGATGACGAAGCCTCCTATACATCTGCCTACAGCGATGAGCAGAGG GACAGCACCAGTAGCGCAGGAATGGATTGTGGGGTCTCTGAAAACACTTGTGTGACTGGAGAAGTAGAGGTTGCTTTCGGTTACAACAACAGGACGTCCTGTTTGGAGATAACTATCAAAGCCTGCAAAAATCTGATGTTTGGAGATATGAAGAAGAAATGTCATCC GTATGTAAAGGTCTGTTTGCTTCCAAAGAAATACCACGATTATAAGATGAAGACAGCAGTCAAGAGGGGAAATAACCCGGTTTACAATGAAACATTTACT tgtgtgGTTGGTGCTGATCAGCTGGGCATCAGTGTAGTTCAGGTGTCAGTGTGGCACTGCAGAGGACTCAAGCGGAAGCTCTTCCTGGGCGAGACACTCGTCCATCTGACTGAGCTGGGTCTGGAGAGCACAGACACTGTCTGCTACGCTCTCGGTCCGAAG GCTCATCCTCTAGGTGGCGATGTCGAGCTGCTGCTTAAAGCTCAATTCCAGTTTCTGCCACAGACTTCCCCTCATCCAGCCG ACCTTTTGAATGGAGCAGCTGGACAGCTCAAAGTCGTCATCACTGACGTGTCGAAGCTGCGCTTCCGGTCAAAAACAGCTTGCATTGAAGG AATCCTTTGCCTTCCTGGTGACCGAGAGCAGGTGCAGAGAAGTCCGAAGACTGGTGGTTCTGTCCGAATGACCTTCAGCAGACTGACGCTTCAGGAGATCCAGCAGGCCACGCTGCAGCTCAACCTGTGGGAGAAAAACCCCTTCGGCCTCGCTGACCGTTTAATGAGATCAGCACGGCTGGCTGGAG CAGAATCCTCATGGCAACGTCTGCAGCAGATGCCAGGAGAGTGGCATGACTTCGTTCTTCCATTTCATGTAAATGTCAGCACAGGCATGAGGTCATAA
- the LOC132107045 gene encoding synaptotagmin-like protein 3 isoform X1: MWKMTNNSVHLYRVQIAGLSCQLTSHQTCWKNRSKVNRVVEEMKLEQKNWEISDLGLFQALERERVLEVLQRDKALRTIEADRIRKLKVELQGICRQSAKTITHPYGQRSCARCQRLLGKFWDCGSVCCGCSHRICKRCRVVRSAQEWKCTMCHAYREFKIKSGEWFVEQQAKKFPDVRENSHETIGDKLLQSYQRLSFIAVVPPTPPPVYEAPSYNRLIHLTEQDLKKSKPFTKSVENLMVSVSAHIKKFSKSQNDLSVEAGQLTVDHGPLQNSRHKSRSESAINKASLCKAPSLPNLSQNSRGTEQYASTSTFYQTDDEASYTSAYSDEQRDSTSSAGMDCGVSENTCVTGEVEVAFGYNNRTSCLEITIKACKNLMFGDMKKKCHPYVKVCLLPKKYHDYKMKTAVKRGNNPVYNETFTCVVGADQLGISVVQVSVWHCRGLKRKLFLGETLVHLTELGLESTDTVCYALGPKQAHPLGGDVELLLKAQFQFLPQTSPHPADLLNGAAGQLKVVITDVSKLRFRSKTACIEGILCLPGDREQVQRSPKTGGSVRMTFSRLTLQEIQQATLQLNLWEKNPFGLADRLMRSARLAGAESSWQRLQQMPGEWHDFVLPFHVNVSTGMRS, encoded by the exons ATGTGGAAAATGACGAACAACTCTGTGCATTTATATAGAGTTCAGATTGCAGGTCTGAGCTGTCAGCTCACATCACATCAAACTTGCTGGAAG AATCGGAGCAAAGTGAACCGAGTTGTGGAAGAAATGAAACTCGAACAGAAAAACTGGGAAATCAGTGATCTGGGGTTATTCCAGGCTTTGGAGCGAGAAAGAGTCCTGGAGGTTCTTCAGAGAGACAAAGCACTTCGAACCATTGAAGCGGACAGAATCAG GAAGCTGAAGGTAGAACTTCAGGGTATCTGTCGACAGAGTGCCAAGACCATCACACATCCCTATGGTCAGAGATCATGTGCGCGCTGTCAGAGGCTTCTGGGAAAGTTCTGGGACTGTGGTTCGGTGTGCTGCGGGTGCAGTCATCGCATCTGTAAGCGCTGTCGGGTCGTCCGCTCTGCGCAGGAATGGAAGTGCACCATGTGTCATGCATACAG GGAATTTAAGATCAAATCTGGTGAATGGTTTGTAGAGCAGCAAGCAAAGAAATTTCCGGATGTCAGAG AAAACAGTCATGAAACCATCGGAGACAAACTGTTACAGTCTTATCAACGTCTCAG ctTCATCGCAGTCGTGCCTCCAACTCCTCCTCCTGTGTATGAAGCCCCATCATATAACAGACTGATTCATTTAACAGAACAG GACCTCAAAAAATCAAAGCCATTTACTAAATCTGTGGAGAACCTGATGGTGTCTGTCAGTGCTCACATAAAAA AGTTCTCCAAATCTCAGAATGATCTGAGTGTGGAAGCGGGTCAGCTGACCGTGGACCACGGACCCCTGCAGAACTCAAGACACAAGAGCCGATCTGAGAGTGCCATCAACAAAGCCAGT CTGTGCAAAGCACCAAGTCTTCCCAATCTATCCCAGAACAGCAGAGGCACAGAGCAGTATGCTTCAACAAGTACATTTTACCAGACAGATGACGAAGCCTCCTATACATCTGCCTACAGCGATGAGCAGAGG GACAGCACCAGTAGCGCAGGAATGGATTGTGGGGTCTCTGAAAACACTTGTGTGACTGGAGAAGTAGAGGTTGCTTTCGGTTACAACAACAGGACGTCCTGTTTGGAGATAACTATCAAAGCCTGCAAAAATCTGATGTTTGGAGATATGAAGAAGAAATGTCATCC GTATGTAAAGGTCTGTTTGCTTCCAAAGAAATACCACGATTATAAGATGAAGACAGCAGTCAAGAGGGGAAATAACCCGGTTTACAATGAAACATTTACT tgtgtgGTTGGTGCTGATCAGCTGGGCATCAGTGTAGTTCAGGTGTCAGTGTGGCACTGCAGAGGACTCAAGCGGAAGCTCTTCCTGGGCGAGACACTCGTCCATCTGACTGAGCTGGGTCTGGAGAGCACAGACACTGTCTGCTACGCTCTCGGTCCGAAG CAGGCTCATCCTCTAGGTGGCGATGTCGAGCTGCTGCTTAAAGCTCAATTCCAGTTTCTGCCACAGACTTCCCCTCATCCAGCCG ACCTTTTGAATGGAGCAGCTGGACAGCTCAAAGTCGTCATCACTGACGTGTCGAAGCTGCGCTTCCGGTCAAAAACAGCTTGCATTGAAGG AATCCTTTGCCTTCCTGGTGACCGAGAGCAGGTGCAGAGAAGTCCGAAGACTGGTGGTTCTGTCCGAATGACCTTCAGCAGACTGACGCTTCAGGAGATCCAGCAGGCCACGCTGCAGCTCAACCTGTGGGAGAAAAACCCCTTCGGCCTCGCTGACCGTTTAATGAGATCAGCACGGCTGGCTGGAG CAGAATCCTCATGGCAACGTCTGCAGCAGATGCCAGGAGAGTGGCATGACTTCGTTCTTCCATTTCATGTAAATGTCAGCACAGGCATGAGGTCATAA
- the LOC132107045 gene encoding synaptotagmin-like protein 3 isoform X2, whose translation MWKMTNNSVHLYRVQIAGLSCQLTSHQTCWKNRSKVNRVVEEMKLEQKNWEISDLGLFQALERERVLEVLQRDKALRTIEADRIRKLKVELQGICRQSAKTITHPYGQRSCARCQRLLGKFWDCGSVCCGCSHRICKRCRVVRSAQEWKCTMCHAYREFKIKSGEWFVEQQAKKFPDVRENSHETIGDKLLQSYQRLSFIAVVPPTPPPVYEAPSYNRLIHLTEQDLKKSKPFTKSVENLMVSVSAHIKKFSKSQNDLSVEAGQLTVDHGPLQNSRHKSRSESAINKASLCKAPSLPNLSQNSRGTEQYASTSTFYQTDDEASYTSAYSDEQRDSTSSAGMDCGVSENTCVTGEVEVAFGYNNRTSCLEITIKACKNLMFGDMKKKCHPYVKVCLLPKKYHDYKMKTAVKRGNNPVYNETFTCVVGADQLGISVVQVSVWHCRGLKRKLFLGETLVHLTELGLESTDTVCYALGPKQAHPLGGDVELLLKAQFQFLPQTSPHPADLLNGAAGQLKVVITDVSKLRFRSKTACIEGILCLPGDREQVQRSPKTGGSVRMTFSRLTLQEIQQATLQLNLWEKNPFGLADRLMRSARLAGESSWQRLQQMPGEWHDFVLPFHVNVSTGMRS comes from the exons ATGTGGAAAATGACGAACAACTCTGTGCATTTATATAGAGTTCAGATTGCAGGTCTGAGCTGTCAGCTCACATCACATCAAACTTGCTGGAAG AATCGGAGCAAAGTGAACCGAGTTGTGGAAGAAATGAAACTCGAACAGAAAAACTGGGAAATCAGTGATCTGGGGTTATTCCAGGCTTTGGAGCGAGAAAGAGTCCTGGAGGTTCTTCAGAGAGACAAAGCACTTCGAACCATTGAAGCGGACAGAATCAG GAAGCTGAAGGTAGAACTTCAGGGTATCTGTCGACAGAGTGCCAAGACCATCACACATCCCTATGGTCAGAGATCATGTGCGCGCTGTCAGAGGCTTCTGGGAAAGTTCTGGGACTGTGGTTCGGTGTGCTGCGGGTGCAGTCATCGCATCTGTAAGCGCTGTCGGGTCGTCCGCTCTGCGCAGGAATGGAAGTGCACCATGTGTCATGCATACAG GGAATTTAAGATCAAATCTGGTGAATGGTTTGTAGAGCAGCAAGCAAAGAAATTTCCGGATGTCAGAG AAAACAGTCATGAAACCATCGGAGACAAACTGTTACAGTCTTATCAACGTCTCAG ctTCATCGCAGTCGTGCCTCCAACTCCTCCTCCTGTGTATGAAGCCCCATCATATAACAGACTGATTCATTTAACAGAACAG GACCTCAAAAAATCAAAGCCATTTACTAAATCTGTGGAGAACCTGATGGTGTCTGTCAGTGCTCACATAAAAA AGTTCTCCAAATCTCAGAATGATCTGAGTGTGGAAGCGGGTCAGCTGACCGTGGACCACGGACCCCTGCAGAACTCAAGACACAAGAGCCGATCTGAGAGTGCCATCAACAAAGCCAGT CTGTGCAAAGCACCAAGTCTTCCCAATCTATCCCAGAACAGCAGAGGCACAGAGCAGTATGCTTCAACAAGTACATTTTACCAGACAGATGACGAAGCCTCCTATACATCTGCCTACAGCGATGAGCAGAGG GACAGCACCAGTAGCGCAGGAATGGATTGTGGGGTCTCTGAAAACACTTGTGTGACTGGAGAAGTAGAGGTTGCTTTCGGTTACAACAACAGGACGTCCTGTTTGGAGATAACTATCAAAGCCTGCAAAAATCTGATGTTTGGAGATATGAAGAAGAAATGTCATCC GTATGTAAAGGTCTGTTTGCTTCCAAAGAAATACCACGATTATAAGATGAAGACAGCAGTCAAGAGGGGAAATAACCCGGTTTACAATGAAACATTTACT tgtgtgGTTGGTGCTGATCAGCTGGGCATCAGTGTAGTTCAGGTGTCAGTGTGGCACTGCAGAGGACTCAAGCGGAAGCTCTTCCTGGGCGAGACACTCGTCCATCTGACTGAGCTGGGTCTGGAGAGCACAGACACTGTCTGCTACGCTCTCGGTCCGAAG CAGGCTCATCCTCTAGGTGGCGATGTCGAGCTGCTGCTTAAAGCTCAATTCCAGTTTCTGCCACAGACTTCCCCTCATCCAGCCG ACCTTTTGAATGGAGCAGCTGGACAGCTCAAAGTCGTCATCACTGACGTGTCGAAGCTGCGCTTCCGGTCAAAAACAGCTTGCATTGAAGG AATCCTTTGCCTTCCTGGTGACCGAGAGCAGGTGCAGAGAAGTCCGAAGACTGGTGGTTCTGTCCGAATGACCTTCAGCAGACTGACGCTTCAGGAGATCCAGCAGGCCACGCTGCAGCTCAACCTGTGGGAGAAAAACCCCTTCGGCCTCGCTGACCGTTTAATGAGATCAGCACGGCTGGCTGGAG AATCCTCATGGCAACGTCTGCAGCAGATGCCAGGAGAGTGGCATGACTTCGTTCTTCCATTTCATGTAAATGTCAGCACAGGCATGAGGTCATAA